One Bos taurus isolate L1 Dominette 01449 registration number 42190680 breed Hereford chromosome 14, ARS-UCD2.0, whole genome shotgun sequence genomic region harbors:
- the WDR97 gene encoding WD repeat-containing protein 97 isoform X1: MESEVLDASNPYTVGGDYLIVDQEPYETDIYEVPDPGLLKEERESSFSERAPQLFTNNSQWQNMAQSARARQLWLLLRTGLQTFVEKEKRAELHVARLTHGLEPLRRLEVAAGLCSVAQDPVGRRFVVLDGAGRLHLHREDGWAQEKLLAPVALTGLVAVLGPLGTVGRFVGWGPVGLAILKSDLSLLWLSKPGEHGVPGHEPICCLPVPDPGLLLVAEAGGSLVLWKFRSGGRCLVPHGSPLQLPPSISGALARLALGPRSPHHDPCCFAAYGSAVLTFDLQTWALTDVRRNLHKTTIFDLAYCKEVEAMVTASRDSTVKVWEADWQIRMVFVGHRGPVTAVTVLPNTALVLSASQDGTLRTWDLQAAAQVGEVALTCWGRGVPSERVSRLLAPAGPGWPLLSLEARSVGLWRARELYSPLAQLSAPVLHLQLAPALPKPTAPHVALPARLVCACADGSVYLVSVSGGHTVSALLLEPEDCAAAVAYCLPREALWVLTRAGHLLCANAARSPMRVLRRLCPPPPPAPQPCCLHLYSHLTDPTSAFTNWEIVCQYKGELCRSDVAWAWKDKNRYLPVVGHTDGTLSVLELRSLKTVFRTEAHSPGPITAIASTWNSIVSSGGDLTVKMWRVFPYAEESLSPLRTFCCCHPAVVLCALGKRVTVGFEDPNNATYGLVQFGLGSSPRYDHRPQDDPTDRITGLCCCPTLKLYASSSLDCTIRIWTAENKLLRLLHLNGAPQALTFCSNNGDLVLALGSRLCLVDHRLYLPTSYLLKAPFPVQNLCQEVPDGVDDPPLPLTSPELLTAAQLQRLANLRGVASLSTALCFIHRQTTAPQQPVLEEDLEVLVVRNQDLQQLRLGLESPAARPQLTWQQRQQAFDNYLHLIYGPGMLVSMGPPQTSLCPGPLTCLCVPHPPQGLDSEAEPQQQWGTVALTVEKETWDPSAQPRDGPALGGTEAPPLQDVGTLGRRFARPPRVPLPLPPTYRRVHSRASQLLARSSLSCELGLSLDLQLQWDRLSKNPLAWDPPSPDLGQSRTSLLLQRRPQELLSNLSGFFPATIHPYKYWRRPIRFPGCVPNSVVLQQMWLPEEVSGLGALGGLSGSLESKQCRGQEDLWLVRGIRRRHTKQQQKLIQWLRDEEDEDEEEPDLDWGLEPPSPPHRLPSDPLLVPVRLRAQSAKDPILSLKGTHEDTAKTETYLHHPQFHYAQLLWEQRYGRLPKFLQFFVEQNWFKKLFPIFTLQAYPEMGTVEGLASAFMDLLEEASWADRVHVLRALLRLLPDLSRDFCSRLQGTLLHLLNLEQPPSLQDRVQKQFVMLALQLLLACSLESREVVVELMSYFLYSPAPFRPELRRLLDGLGLQDPQGFLFKEMMTWVQGPDPESKATLRRRCCQKLEEMIQQLQMETTQLSVAKMSEVLPKVSETSGLHPPSKEALSQISMLSGAAGHVSVTSSNVSQTPSLVVSPGVSDLTTLEPQAQQTLPQLHFTRTRRALSETLMHFCLQPEVVLRSSAPAILPHEMPPREMLPLAQMVWSQSKMLDLGPIDALNFFCEQQRIRHQGPLPEEPYSPPPGPPLPPQFCGMVLPHSPDPRHDRILRLQEARVQRSPMRLRGRMLSRLCVDRSLDSTIRILKLPLPRVELQPFPPDWPRSARPLPPRLLHPALQRYFLPDDTNPDNYH, from the exons ATGGAGTCGGAAGTGTTGGATGCAAGCAACCCGTATACAGTAGGAGGCGACTACCTGATTGTAGACCAAGAGCCATATGAGACCGACATTTATGAAGTCCCGGACCCGGGGCTCCTCAAGGAAGAGAGGG AGTCGTCATTTTCGGAGCGGGCCCCACAGCTTTTTACCAACAACTCGCAGTGGCAGAACATGGCTCAGAGTGCCCGTGCCCGCCAGCTGTGGCTGCTCCTGCGTACAGGCCTCCAGACCTTTGTGGAAAAG GAAAAGAGAGCTGAGCTGCATGTGGCGCGCTTGACGCACGGGCTGGAACCCCTGCGGCGCCTGGAGGTGGCAGCCGGGCTGTGTTCGGTGGCACAGGACCCCGTAGGCAGACGCTTCGTGGTGCTGGATGGTGCAGGCCGCCTGCACCTGCACAGAGAGGATGGCTGGGCACAAGAGAAGCTGCTGGCTCCAGTTGCACTTACAGGGCTAGTGGCGGTGCTGGGCCCTCTGGGCACTGTGGGCCGTTTTGTGGGCTGGGGCCCAGTGGGGCTGGCCATACTAAAGTCCGACCTTAGCCTACTGTGGCTGAGTAAGCCAGGGGAGCATGGGGTGCCAGGCCACGAGCCCATCTGCTGCCTGCCGGTGCCAGATCCCGGGCTGCTACTGGTGGCGGAGGCAGGCGGAAGCCTGGTGCTCTGGAAGTTCCGTTCAGGGGGCCGCTGCCTGGTTCCCCACGGGTCACCTCTGCAGCTACCGCCAAGCATCTCGGGTGCGCTTGCGCGTCTGGCTCTGGGGCCTCGGTCTCCCCATCACGACCCATGCTGCTTCGCAGCCTATGGCTCAGCCGTGCTCACCTTTGATCTGCAAACCTGGGCTCTCACAGATGTGCGTCGGAATCTGCACAAAAC CACCATCTTCGACCTGGCGTACTGTAAAGAGGTAGAGGCCATGGTGACAGCTTCCCGGGACAGCACAGTGAAAGTGTGGGAGGCTGACTGGCAGATCCGGATGGTGTTCGTGGGACACAGAG GCCCGGTGACCGCGGTGACCGTGCTCCCGAACACAGCCCTGGTGTTGTCGGCTTCACAGGACGGGACGCTGCGCACGTGGGACCTTCAGGCAGCAGCGCAGGTGGGTGAGGTGGCACTCACCTGCTGGGGCCGCGGCGTGCCGTCGGAGAGGGTGAGCCGTCTGCTGGCCCCCGCCGGCCCGGGCTGGCCCTTGCTCTCCTTGGAGGCCCGCAGCGTGGGGCTGTGGCGTGCGCGGGAGCTCTACTCGCCGTTGGCGCAGCTATCTGCGCCGGTGCTCCACCTGCAGTTGGCGCCGGCGCTGCCCAAGCCCACCGCCCCGCACGTGGCGCTGCCCGCCCGCCTCGTGTGCGCCTGCGCTGATGGCTCGGTGTACCTGGTGTCAGTCTCTGGCGGACACACCGTGAGCGCGCTTCTTCTGGAGCCCGAGGACTGCGCGGCTGCCGTGGCCTACTGCCTGCCTCGCGAGGCGCTGTGGGTGCTGACGCGCGCCGGACACCTGCTGTGTGCTAATGCAGCACGCTCCCCAATGCGGGTGCTGCGCCGCCTGTGCCCGCCGCCGCCACCCGCGCCCCAGCCCTGCTGCCTGCACCTCTACAGCCACCTCACGGACCCCACCAGCGCGTTCACCAACTGGGAGATAGTGTGCCAGTACAAGGGCGAGCTGTGCCGCAGCGACGTGGCCTGGGCCTGGAAGGACAAGAACCG GTACCTGCCCGTGGTGGGGCACACTGATGGCACCTTGTCCGTACTCGAGTTGCGCTCCTTGAAGACGGTCTTCCGAACGGAGGCACACAGCCCGGGCCCCATCACTGCCATCGCGTCCACCTGGAACAGCATCGTGTCCTCTG GGGGAGACCTGACTGTGAAGATGTGGCGCGTCTTCCCCTACGCCGAGGAGAGCCTGAGCCCCCTGCGCACCTTCTGCTGCTGCCACCCGGCGGTAGTGCTCTGCGCCCTTGGCAAGCGCGTCACGGTGGGCTTCGAGGACCCGAACAATGCCACCTATGGCCTGGTGCAGTTTGGCCTGGGCAGCAGCCCTCGCTATGATCACCGGCCCCAGGACGACCCCACGGACCGCATCACCG GCCTGTGCTGCTGTCCCACGCTCAAGCTGTATGCCTCTTCCAGCCTGGACTGCACCATCCGGATCTGGACAGCGGAGAACAAGCTGCTgcg GCTCCTACATCTGAACGGTGCCCCTCAGGCCCTAACCTTTTGCAGCAACAATGGGGACCTGGTCCTGGCACTAGGCTCCCGCCTCTGCCTGGTGGACCACAGACTCTACCTGCCCACATCTTACCTACTTAAG GCTCCTTTCCCTGTTCAGAACCTGTGCCAAGAGGTCCCTGATGGGGTGGATGATCCTCCACTGCCGCTGACCAGCCCAGAGTTACTGACTGCAGCCCAGCTACAGAGGCTCGCCAACCTGCGTGGGGTGGCCAGCCTCAG CACAGCCTTGTGTTTCATCCATCGCCAGACAACAGCTCCTCAGCAGCCAGTGTTGGAGGAG gaCTTGGAAGTCCTGGTTGTCCGGAACCAAGACCTTCAGCAACTGAGACTGGGGCTGGAGAGCCCGGCAGCCCGGCCCCAGCTGACTTGGCAGCAGCGCCAGCAGGCCTTTGATAACTACCTACATCTGATCTACGGCCCAGGCATGCTGGTGAGCATGGGGCCTCCCCAGACCTCCCTGTGCCCTGGGCCTCTGACCTGCCTGTGTGTCCCGCACCCCCCCCAGGGTCTGGATTCTGAAGCAGAGCCCCAGCAGCAGTGGGGCACGGTGGCCCTCACAGTGGAAAAAGAGACCTGGGACCCAAGTGCCCAGCCCAGAGATGGCCCTGCTCTCGGGGGCACCGAAGCCCCACCACTGCAGGACGTGGGGACCCTGGGCAGGCGCTTTGCCCGCCCGCCCCGAGTCCCCTTGCCTCTCCCACCCACCTACCGGAGGGTGCACAGCAGAGCATCCCAG CTACTGGCCCGCTCCTCCCTGAGCTGCGAGCTGGGCCTCAGTCTGGACCTGCAGCTGCAGTGGGATCGGCTCAGCAAAAACCCTCTGGCCTGGGATCCACCGTCCCCCGACCTGGGGCAGAGCAGG ACCTCCCTGCTGCTGCAGAGGCGGCCCCAGGAGCTTCTCTCCAACCTCAGCGGCTTCTTCCCTGCCACCATCCATCCTTACAAG TACTGGCGGCGGCCCATCCGCTTCCCGGGCTGCGTGCCCAACTCGGTGGTGCTGCAGCAGATGTGGCTGCCCGAGGAGGTCAGCGGCCTCGGAGCCCTCGGCGGGCTCTCGGGCAGCCTCGAGAGCAAG CAGTGCAGGGGCCAGGAGGACCTGTGGCTGGTGCGGGGCATCAGGCGGCGCCATAccaagcagcagcagaagctgatCCAGTGGCTGAGGGATGAGGAGGATGAGGACGAGGAGGAGCCGGACCTGGACTGGGGCTTGGAGCCCCCGAGTCCCCCGCACAGGCTGCCCTCCGACCCGCTGCTGGTGCCCGTGAGGCTGCGGGCACAG AGCGCCAAGGACCCTATCCTGAGCCTCAAGGGCACCCACGAGGACACCGCCAAGACCGAGACCTACCTTCACCACCCCCAGTTCCACTACGCGCAGTTGCTCTGGGAGCAGCGCTACGGGCGTCTGCCAAAGTTCCTGCAGTTCTTCGTTGAGCAGAACTGGTTCAAAAAGCTCTTCCCCATCTTCACCCTGCAG GCCTACCCCGAGATGGGCACGGTGGAGGGCCTGGCCTCGGCGTTCATGGACCTGCTGGAGGAGGCCTCCTGGGCTGACCGTGTGCATGTGCTGCGCgcgctgctgcggctgctgccgGACCTCAGCAGAGATTTCTGTAGCCGGCTGCAGGGCACCCTCCTGCACTTGCTCAACCTGGAGCAGCCCCCCAGCCTGCAG GACCGGGTCCAGAAGCAGTTTGTGATGCTGGCACTGCAGCTGCTCCTGGCGTGCTCCCTGGAGTCTCGAGAGGTGGTGGTGGAGCTGATGTCCTACTTCCTCTACTCACCAGCCCCCTTCCG GCCGGAGCTCAGGAGGCTGCTGGACGGACTCGGCCTTCAGGACCCACAGGGCTTCCTGTTCAAGGAAATGATGACCTGGGTCCAGGGCCCAGACCCCGAGTCCAAGGCCACACTGCGCAGGCGCTGCTGCCAGAAGCTGGAGGAAATGATCCAGCAGCTGCAG ATGGAGACCACGCAGCTGTCTGTAGCCAAGATGTCAGAGGTGCTGCCCAAGGTCTCAGAGACCTCAGGACTTCACCCCCCTTCTAAAGAGGCCCTGTCGCAGATCTCGATGCTCTCTGGGGCAGCTGGTCACGTCTCTGTGACATCCTCCAATGTCTCCCAGACACCCTCTCTGGTGGTCTCACCGGGGGTGTCAGATTTGACCACCCTGGAGCCCCAGGCCCAGCAGACGCTGCCACAGCTGCACTTTACGCGGACCCGACGTGCACTGTCGGAGACCCTGATGCACTTCTGCCTCCAGCCTGAGGTCGTCTTGCGGTCCTCCGCGCCCGCCATACTGCCCCATGAGATGCCGCCGCGTGAGATGCTGCCCCTGGCGCAGATGGTCTGGTCACAGTCCAAAATGCTGGACCTGGGGCCCATTGATGCACTCAACTTCTTTTGCGAGCAGCAGCGCATTCGGCACCAGGGGCCCCTGCCCGAGGAGCCCTACAGCCCACCCCcaggccctcccctgcccccgcaGTTCTGTGGCATGGTGCTGCCACACTCCCCGGATCCCCG GCACGACCGCATCCTCCGGCTTCAGGAGGCCAGGGTCCAGAGGTCTCCCATGAGACTGAGGG GCCGAATGCTGTCCCGGCTCTGTGTGGACCGCTCCCTGGACAGCACCATCCGCATACTGAAGCTGCCACTGCCTCGGGTGGAACTGCAGCCTTTCCCCCCAGACTGGCCCAGGTCTGCCCGTCCGCTGCCCCCACGGCTCCTGCACCCTGCCCTGCAGCGCTACTTTCTGCCAGATGACACCAACCCTGACAACTACCACTGA